GCGGCCTGGTAGCCGCAGCCGGTGCCGATCTCGAGCACGCGCTCCAGCGGCGCATCGGCGCCGAGGCCCGCGCGCAACAACTCGATCATGCGCGCCACCACCGACGGCTTGGAAATGGTCTGCTGGTGGCCGATCGGCAGCGCCGCGTCTTCATACGCCTGCGACGCCAGCCCCGGCTCGACGAACAGGTGGCGCGGCACCGTGGCGATGGCCGACAGCACGCGCTCGTCGCGGATGCCGGCGGCGCGCAGCCGCGCCGCCAGTGCCGCGCGGGCACGCGCCGAGGCCATGCCGCCGCCGCCCGCGGTGGCCGCCGAGGCGCGCTGTTCGACCGCGCTGGCAGGCACCGGCACGGGCGCGGGCGCCGCCGTGCGCGGCAGGCGCGGCTTGGCCGGCGTGGCAGTCTTGGACGCGGGCGCGGCCGGGCGCGGCGCGCCTACCGCCGGCATGCCGGCGGTACGGGCAGGCGCGGGCTTGCGCTCGACCACCGCATCCAGCGGCAGCGGGAATTTGTTGCGAGGGGGCGTGGAACTCATCGGGGGCGCGGCGCGGCGATTCTGCGGCTCGGGACCGGCGGCCCTACTTCAGCCACTGGTCGAGCGCGTCGAGCTGCCCGCGGTGGGTCAGGTCCAGCTGCAACGGCGTGAGCGAGACATAGCCCTGCGCGGTCGCGTGGAAGTCGGTGCCCTCGCTGGCATCGCGCGCGTCGCCCGCGGGGCCGATCCAGTAATTGGTATCGCCGCGCGGGTTGACCTGCGTGATCACCGGCTGCGACGGATGGCGCTTGCCCAGGCGCGTGGCGCGATAGCCCCGGATATGTTCGAACGGCAGGTTCGGGATATTGACGTTGAGCAGGAACGGCTCGGCCGGCGGCGTGCCGATGATGCGCTCCACCACGGTACGCGCCACGCGCGCGGCGGCATCGAGGTGCTCCCAGCCCTTGTCCACCTGCGAGAAGGCCACCGAGGGAATCCCTAGCAGGTAACCTTCGATGGCGGCGGCGACGGTGCCGGAGTACAGCACGTCCTCGCCCATGTTCTGGCC
The window above is part of the Cupriavidus taiwanensis LMG 19424 genome. Proteins encoded here:
- the surE gene encoding 5'/3'-nucleotidase SurE — translated: MHILLANDDGYLAPGLAVLHAALAPLGRITVIAPEQNHSGASNSLTLQRPLSVYEAREGVQKGFRFVNGTPTDCVHIALTGLLEDKPDLVVSGINQGQNMGEDVLYSGTVAAAIEGYLLGIPSVAFSQVDKGWEHLDAAARVARTVVERIIGTPPAEPFLLNVNIPNLPFEHIRGYRATRLGKRHPSQPVITQVNPRGDTNYWIGPAGDARDASEGTDFHATAQGYVSLTPLQLDLTHRGQLDALDQWLK
- a CDS encoding protein-L-isoaspartate(D-aspartate) O-methyltransferase — protein: MSSTPPRNKFPLPLDAVVERKPAPARTAGMPAVGAPRPAAPASKTATPAKPRLPRTAAPAPVPVPASAVEQRASAATAGGGGMASARARAALAARLRAAGIRDERVLSAIATVPRHLFVEPGLASQAYEDAALPIGHQQTISKPSVVARMIELLRAGLGADAPLERVLEIGTGCGYQAAVLAQVARDVFSIERIRSLHEQAKANLRPLRVPNLRLHYGDGMLGLPQAAPFSAIILAAAGMEVPEALLEQLAIGGRLIAPVAVVPPAGVPGQTVTQQLLLIERRNRHRFHRTALEAVFFVPLKSGTI